The Pseudomonadota bacterium genome includes the window CCGCGGGCGTTTCCACCCATATGAAGCCCGAGCCGTCCCACCCGACGCGCCCTTCGAAGATACCGGCCTCGAGGATGGCGAAGCGCCGTACCGGCAAGGCGTCTGCGACCTCGTTGGCTAGGATGAGGCCGGTCCAGGGCGTCTCGGGCAGGCGCTCCAGCCAGACGACTCGCGGCAGGAGCTCGGGGACCAAGCCCTCCAGGGTGTCGCGCTGGCGCGCCCGCAACTCGGCGCTGATCTCCAGAATCGAATAGCGCCCGGGCAGCATGGAGAGGCGGTCGAGCGTCCCGAGTACCTGGGCCGCGAGCCGCCCGCTGCCGGCCCCGAGCTCCAGGATCTCGCCACCGCCGACATCCGTCAGGACCTGCGCACAAAAGCCCGCGAGGCAGCGCCCATAGAGCGATGAGATCTCGGGAGCGGTGACGAAATCGCCTGTGGCCCCGAACTTCTGGAGCCCGGCGCTGTAGTACCCGAGACCGGGCGCGTACAGGGCAAGCTCCATATAGCGGTCGAAGCCGATGCTGCCACCCAGTGCGCCAATCTCGGCGGCGATCACATCGACGAGCCGGGCCGCGTGGGCGAGCGCTTCCGGATCCGGTGCCGGCCAGCGGTCTCTGCGACGGTCCCGGGAAGGGGTCATGACCACGCCCGCTGGATCCTCACGGGCGTTCTCCTCCCCCATGGCCGATCGCCGTACCGGGAGCTATCCGGTCCCGGATGAGCTCCTTGATCTCACGGGGTTCGGGAAAGCGGCCGTGCGGGTGGCGGGAAAATAGTACCTCGCCATCCAGGCGCACCTCGAATCGCCCGCCGGAGCCTGGGATCAGGGCGACCTCCGCTATCCCCGCGCCGAAGGTGACCAGGACCTCTTGGGCCAGCCAGGCCGCGCGCAGTACGAAGCGGCACTGCGTGCAGTACTCGATCTCGATCCTCGGGGTGGCCATCAGACCGTCCCGTGTCCTAAACTTTGCTACAGCCTGCGGGTCTCAGTGTGAACGCACCCTGTATCGCAGTCCGAAGGAGATGTCCATGCGCAAGCCATTCCGTACGATCACGCTGTCCGCTTTGGTGGCCACGACCCTGGGCGCCGTGAGCGATGCCCAGGCCTGGTCCTTCGGAACTCGAGCGCGATCCCCGTCGGCTGACGATCGAGGGTATAACGCTTCCCCTCAGCCGGTCGGATCCCGGAGCCATGGCGGCTTCTCCTTCGGCTACAGCACCGGCGGGTTCAATTCGTGCTCACAGCCCTACGGCGGATTCTACTCCCACTGCCTGTACGGCGGGTCGAGGAACTACGTACCGCCCCGCACCTACCGGTACCCGCGTTACGCCCCGGGGTTCTACAACGGCTTCGAGGACGGGTACTACCGCGGGTACCACGACGGCCACCGGAACCGCCACGGCCGTCGCCATAAGAAATTCAGGTCGCGGTAGCGGACTGCCCATCCGCGTGTAGCGCCGCCACCGACGGCCCGCTGCTCAAACGCGGACGCATGCATCGCGCCGGATACCGAACTCGACTACTGGGACGGCGAGCCGTGAGCCGCTGACGGCGCAATCGCACGCACGCGCGTCGCCAGCGCCACCAGCACCAGCACCGGCACGCCCAGCAGCGCGGTACCGACGAAGAACATCGGATACCCGATGGTATCGACGGCGAGCCCGGAGAACGTGCCGGTGAATTTCGGCAGCAACTGCATCGTCGACGAGAACAACGCGTACTGCGTGGCCGAATACGCGACATGCGTGAGCCCCGACAGGTAGGCAATGAACGCGCTCGACGCGATGCCGCTCGACAGGTTGTCGGCGGACACCACGAGCGTCAGCAGCACCACATCGTGCGCGGCAGGGCCGAGTGTCGCCATCCAGGCAAACAGCAGATTGGTCGCGGCCGACAGCAATGCGCCGGCGAACAACACGCGCAACACACCGAAGCGCACCGCGAGCACGCCGCCGATGAAGGCGCCCGCAAGCGTCATCACCACGCCGTAGACCTTGGTGATGGCCGCGACCTCGTCCTTGGTGAATCCCATGTCCTTGTAGAACGGAAACGCCATTACGCCCATCACGACATCCGAGATTCGATAGGTCGCGATCAGCGCGAGGATCAGCGCCGCATACCAGCGATAGCGCATGAAGAAATCCGCGAACGGGCTGACCACGGCGCCGTTCAGCCAGACGATCAGGCGCGCCAGTGGTGCCGGCATCGCCGGGCGTTGTTCGAGCCACGTCGCAAGCGCGGCCTCGTTGGCGGGCGCGGCAGGCGCAGTGGCGCGCGGCTCGGGCGCGAGCAGGGTGGTCACGATGCCGACACTCATCGACAAGGCCATCGCCAGATACGCGATCGTCCACGGCGCGTGTTCGTAGGTGGCCTCGCTCGGATCGAATCGCGCGGCGAGCCACAACGCGCCCGCACCCGCCCAGATCATCGCGATGCGGTAGCCCGTCTGGTACGCGGCAGCAAGCGCCGCTTGTTGTTCTGCCGGTGCCGACTCGATCCGGTACGCATCGAGCGCGATGTCCTGCGTAGCGGAAAAGATCGCGGTGCCGAGCGCGAGCGCGACCAGCAGGCGCAGGCTCTGCCCGGGGTCGGTCAACGCCATGCCCGCCAGGCACGCGGCTATCGCGATCTGCGCCAACAGCAACCAACTGCGGCGCCGGCCCAGCGTGCGCGTGAGCCAGGGCAACGGCAGCCGATCCACCAGCGGCGCCCATGTCCACTTGAACGCGTACGCGAGCGAAACGCCGCTGACGAATCCGATGGTCGTGCGACTGACACCCGCTTCGCTCAGCCAGAACGACAGGGTGCCGACGATCAGCAGGACCGGCAGCCCCGCCGAAAACCCGAAGAACAGCATGCGCAGCACCGCGGGTTCGCGATAGACGGAGAAGGCATCGCGCCAGCGGCGTTTGGCGGGGACCGACTCGGATGCGATGCTGGCTGACGTCACGACGCGCAGTGTAGGTGCGACGGCCCACAGTCCTTCGGTGTCTGCCATTGATAGTGGCCGGCGTAGCGGTCCATGAGGGGCGCTCACAGGAACTTCACGGCATACGGCAGGCCGCCCAGCGACAGCACGCCGATGGTGCGGATATCGAGGCTCAGAGTCGTGAGCCACGCCTGGAGCGTCCCCGAGGTCAAAGCCAAGGGGAGGCCGGAGGCGAACCCCAGGAAGGGCATGGTGACGAGGGTTCTCATCGAAGCCGGCGGATCGTACCCGCTTACCGCGCTCCGGATCGACCGGCTCAGGGATTTTGATTATGGTGTCGCCCGGTGGGCCGGGCTCCCTGCGGGTGAGGCGTGGGATGGCCGCGCTGAGCGACACACGCCGTACGTCCCGACGAGGCATCGACGGCGCGGATGCACCGAACGCCATGGCCAGAGAGATCGAACGAAAATTCCTGCTCGATAACGATGCGTGGCGGAGCGACGTATCCGCGGGCGTTCGCATGCGTCAGGGCTATCTGACCCAAAATGGCCCGTGCTCCGTGCGCGTGCGAATCGCGGGCGAAAGGGCCTACCTCAATATCAAGAGTGCCACGCTCGGGATCTCACGCCTGGAGTTCGACTACCCCATCCCGCTCGCGGACGCCGAGCACCTCCTCGATGCGCTATGCGTCGGTGCGCCCATCGACAAGACGCGCTATCACGTCATGCATGCAGGACACCTCTGGGAGATCGACGTGTTCGAGGGCGACAACGCGGGGCTCGTGGTCGCCGAGATCGAGTTACAGGGGCCCGAGCAGCCCTTCGCACTACCGGAGTGGGCCGGCGAAGAGGTGTCGTTCGACCCCCGCTATTACAACGTTTCGCTCGCGACGTCGCCGTACAAAACCTGGTAACGGGCACGAGACCTTCGAGCTCGACCGGCCGAGACCGCGGGGCCTTCCGGCATGACTGCACCGGGTTATGCATGAGCACAGCGATAAGAACCGGCGCTCGACTTCGGAGCCCTCCAAAGGGACGCCGCGGGGCTGTGCATCGATCGAGTCCGGGGTGCGTAGAGGCTTGACTTGCGGGCCGCCTTTCGACACTCTGCGCGCGAGCGGCGCGGGCGATCGTCACACACCCAGTTTGGCAATGAGGTCCGGCAGGAACGAGCCCAGGATCAAGAACGGAACGATGATCGGGACCTGGATGGCCTGGATCAACACGCCGTTTCCGACCCCGAGACGCGCACCGTCGATGCCTGGGATCGCAGTCCCGATACAAGCCGCGCCGACCAGGAGATACGTGAAGCTGGCGGCGATGATCGCGAGCGTTGGGCCCCCGACACCCGCGAACAATAGCCCGGCCGCCACGCTACCGACGGCCAGATATTCGACGAGCACGATGAGATATGCCTTGCCGTACTTCACAGGCACCTCGACCATGAGCTTGGTGGCGATCTTGAGCGCGAGCGCATGACAGAGTGATGCGATTGCGATGGCGATGATGATCTGCGTTGAGCTCACGGTTGCGCTTCTAAAAGAATCCTCAAGGCTCACGGACACCCCGCGAAACACTAGCACGGGCCACCGCCACGGTAAATGCCGTGTCTAGTCTGCTCGCGAAAGAACGCACCATCGCCAAGCCCGGTTTCAACCGCTGGTTGGTGCCGCCGGCGGCCCTGGCCATCCATCTCTCCATCGGCATGGCCTACGGCTTCAGCGTGTTCTGGCTGCCGCTCAGCAAGGCGCTCGGTATCACCGAGCCCCTCCCCTGCCCGCCCGATCTCGGATGGTTCGAGCACATCATCGCGCACGGCTGCGACTGGAAGATCAGCACGCTCGGGTGGATGTACACCCTGTTCTTCGTGTACCTCGGCTCCTCGGCCGCCGTCTTCGGCCGCTGGCTGGAGCGCGCCGGGCCGCGCAAGGCGGGGGTCGTCGCGGCCTGCTGCTGGGCCGGGGGTTTATTGATCTCGGGGCTCGGGGTCTACCTGCACGAGATCCG containing:
- a CDS encoding SAM-dependent methyltransferase, translating into MGEENAREDPAGVVMTPSRDRRRDRWPAPDPEALAHAARLVDVIAAEIGALGGSIGFDRYMELALYAPGLGYYSAGLQKFGATGDFVTAPEISSLYGRCLAGFCAQVLTDVGGGEILELGAGSGRLAAQVLGTLDRLSMLPGRYSILEISAELRARQRDTLEGLVPELLPRVVWLERLPETPWTGLILANEVADALPVRRFAILEAGIFEGRVGWDGSGFIWVETPAAPELIEFVARIRRDHGLTPPYRSELRPLLAPWLSALTRPLAKGVLLCIDYGCVGREYYSPERRDGTLLCHYRHRAHADPLVLTGLQDIGAWVDFTAFAGAGCEVGLDLYGFTTQAHFLIDCGLERVLAAVGENDPDRYLIHAQEAKRLILPGEMGEHFKAIALGRGLSGALPGFRRVDQRHRL
- a CDS encoding Rdx family protein; protein product: MATPRIEIEYCTQCRFVLRAAWLAQEVLVTFGAGIAEVALIPGSGGRFEVRLDGEVLFSRHPHGRFPEPREIKELIRDRIAPGTAIGHGGGERP
- a CDS encoding MFS transporter, whose translation is MADTEGLWAVAPTLRVVTSASIASESVPAKRRWRDAFSVYREPAVLRMLFFGFSAGLPVLLIVGTLSFWLSEAGVSRTTIGFVSGVSLAYAFKWTWAPLVDRLPLPWLTRTLGRRRSWLLLAQIAIAACLAGMALTDPGQSLRLLVALALGTAIFSATQDIALDAYRIESAPAEQQAALAAAYQTGYRIAMIWAGAGALWLAARFDPSEATYEHAPWTIAYLAMALSMSVGIVTTLLAPEPRATAPAAPANEAALATWLEQRPAMPAPLARLIVWLNGAVVSPFADFFMRYRWYAALILALIATYRISDVVMGVMAFPFYKDMGFTKDEVAAITKVYGVVMTLAGAFIGGVLAVRFGVLRVLFAGALLSAATNLLFAWMATLGPAAHDVVLLTLVVSADNLSSGIASSAFIAYLSGLTHVAYSATQYALFSSTMQLLPKFTGTFSGLAVDTIGYPMFFVGTALLGVPVLVLVALATRVRAIAPSAAHGSPSQ
- a CDS encoding CYTH domain-containing protein yields the protein MAREIERKFLLDNDAWRSDVSAGVRMRQGYLTQNGPCSVRVRIAGERAYLNIKSATLGISRLEFDYPIPLADAEHLLDALCVGAPIDKTRYHVMHAGHLWEIDVFEGDNAGLVVAEIELQGPEQPFALPEWAGEEVSFDPRYYNVSLATSPYKTW